One stretch of Hevea brasiliensis isolate MT/VB/25A 57/8 chromosome 12, ASM3005281v1, whole genome shotgun sequence DNA includes these proteins:
- the LOC131171296 gene encoding ethylene-responsive transcription factor ERF011-like: MEGDCCSSSSSTSTTTTTEKRKHRQQQDKPYRGIRMRKWGKWVAEIREPNKRSRIWLGSYSTPIAAARAYDTAVFYLRGPSARLNFPDLIYHQDDLRDMSAASIRKKATEVGAQVDALQQTGLHASEKNSNRVVQEKPDLNQYPTPENSDEELKRIVD; encoded by the coding sequence ATGGAAGGGGATTGTTGTTCAAGTTCCAGCTCcacttccaccaccacaaccaccgaGAAGCGCAAGCACAGGCAACAACAAGACAAGCCTTATAGAGGCATAAGGATGAGGAAGTGGGGTAAGTGGGTTGCTGAGATTAGAGAACCCAATAAACGCTCTAGGATTTGGCTTGGCTCCTACTCAACGCCCATCGCCGCCGCGCGTGCCTACGACACCGCTGTTTTCTACCTTCGAGGTCCTTCCGCCAGGCTTAATTTCCCCGATTTAATATACCACCAGGACGACCTACGGGACATGTCCGCTGCTTCTATACGCAAGAAAGCCACAGAAGTTGGGGCTCAGGTGGACGCCCTACAGCAAACGGGCCTCCATGCATCAGAAAAGAACTCCAACCGAGTAGTTCAAGAGAAACCTGACTTGAACCAGTATCCGACCCCAGAAAATTCAGATGAAGAGTTAAAGAGGATCGTTGATTAG